The segment taagtaaaagagaaatgtctgttcatctcttctcattttttgatggagtggTTTGTTTCTTTCATGCTGAGTTTTAATAGTGCTTTCTATCAACATTTGCCAGTTGAGCGGTGGACAAGCTTTTCCTTCCAGTCTGTGGTGCATCTTTTGACCCTAGAGAATGTcttgcattttaattaaatttaagttttcaatgttaaaattaaacttaattttgaattttatttatttttgggtttggggccacaactggctgcgCTCAAGGCTAGCTCTTTGTCTCTATgccctggaatcactcctgaaggtgctcgggggaccatctgggatgctgaggattgaacttgagttggccttgtgcagggcaagcgccctacccactgaactatctctcctgttCCAATCTAGCAATTTTAATTCCGTCaagattcttatttatttatagccatttttaaactatattttaaatgtgagaaaattacttttttaaaaagacactgaAATGATTTAGAGATGAGATTAAGGTAACTGTCAACTTTAAGAAATGTCTATCCTCTGAAAGTATATGACATTATAGAACAAAtagtaaatatttgataattactATCTCTGAGATTTATTATCTCTGGACAGTTTGGTGACGTCAGCTAATTAGCAGTACAGGAGATACATCCTTAGAGACTTCCCACAGGTAAACAGGTTTGGTCCTTGCCCTTTGCAGCCCATTCACGGTGCAGTTTCATGTCACTGTATCCTGTTGCCCATAATGATCTCTCTGTCATATAGACACTATTTGGGGAAATAGTACGGAGAGTCTGACACTGTCTTTCACAACTCATATCACCAAGAAGCAGAGTACAGGCCGTTCTACCATGTGAAGATATGTGAAGTCAGCCTGAGAAGGTGGCCTCCTACTTAAGAAAAGGTTCTGCATAATCCAGTGCCGGTATAATTAACCTTTCCACTCTCTCCATACAGCCTGACTCCTGAACGCTCATGTCCAGGATGCATCTCTGTACTGTATATGGTAGCAATATGGAAATGAGGTGGGAAAAGGGTTTAAGACCATAGGAAAGATGAATATCAGTGAATGGAATGAAATTCAGTCTCCGTGTTAATTTAGGAATAGGCAATTTAGTTTTATGTTCAGTAGAAATTGTATTTAGACCAATACCCACAGTTGTTTGCATTTATCATCTGACAGGAGTAGATTACAGAAAAGCTTCTAGTTAAAGAACTAAATTTGATTCATTTTAGAAGTCAGTTATTGTTCACAGAAATATCTTTTTACCGTAGTACATTGATCAATCCTCTATACATACATTTGGAATATAGTCTAAATATAGAGCATATTTAATTGTCCATAAAACATGCTTTTCAGTGATACAATAACAGTATGTTTTAATGTAAAAGGGAAAGCCTAAGTATTAGATTAGattcttccattctttctctggcttcttagtttagataattttttcaatatttattctgTCTTGAAATTTATTATAAGTGTCTGTTGGTTAAAAACTTGAAcgttattttaaaattgttctaaatttttgttgagatattaTAGTTCACAGTGGTATTGGAGCACTGTTGTGTGGTGGCAGAGGTGCCCCACACTCTCCTCACCAATCTGtcagggtctgtctcacagattCCATCACTGGCCCATCACCCCTAAACAGCCTCAGTTCTCAGTATATGTAGttttaaagcttttatttcttctcttaaaGAGGTACAGAACTACTAAAAGTTTCTTCAAAATGTTAGGCTGAAGACTACAAAAGAGGTTCCACCCTAAGGATAGTGTATCAATAAATCGATATTTTGAGTTGATTATTAACAAGACGTGATTATTCTTCAACGGATTGAGAATGCTGATTTGAACAGACAAAGGTACAGAAGAGAAACTGTGGTCTGAATGGCTAGTAACCTATGATGTAGGCAAATGACAATGTTTACATCGGGTGACACTGATAATGTGTTTTCATCATCTCACGAGCACTGTGCTTGCTGCTGAGTGACTTTAGTGACCTCTCTTGTTCTCTGGCTAGCGTGCCATCCAAACTCTGTTCATTATGTGATATTGGCTACTAGGTTCACATCTGTTTCTTTTGTCAGTAAGTAGTTCTCAGATGAAAGGGAACCTCTGGGGCACAGAGGGTGGGGGCCAGGCGGGGGAGGTATAGTCCTTCACCCAAGGACTCTACAGTAGACTTTGTTACTCTGCCAGACATATAATGTTCTCTTTTATACTCTTCTTGTAGGTTTCACTATAAGTTAGATTTGTTTAATGTGATGTGTTGAACTTTCACGATGTATACCTTTATACATACAATTAGTTCTTCTTGGTTCTTTCCCTATAACTGAATTATTTGAGAATGTCAATTATGTCCATTATGTCTGTAATGGAAAATTTTCTAAGTGTGCTCCTACCACTAACTGCTTATCACTTTTCTTATTCAGGTTTTATTAACATGTATGTTAGTCAATATTATACTATTTTCACACATCTATATCTAAACctgattaatattttaataatcctTAGAATAAACTGTAAATGATCACGttgaataagaactgagtgctaaatgtaggtaaagggatattcctgataacctttcagaatctgtattgcaaaccacaatgcccaaaaggaagagagagagagacagagagagacagagagacagagagacagagagaggagagagtgagtcatagaggcaggctgtgggggtgtggggggtggtaggagggaaacatgggacactggtgcttggaaatgtgcacgggtggagggatgggtgatagaacactgtatggctgaaacctaatcatgaacactttgtaagggtctgtctcaaagtgattcattaaaaaaaatttaaaaatgcttagaATCATTAAAAATTACTTGATGCATAAACATATGAGTATAGTATCCAGTGAACTGATGCCATTTATTTTGTTGTATGACTGTGCCTGTGAGTCTGAAGTAGCTGGATAAAATGCTAATTCCTAAACCTTATTGTTGGCAATATTTGGGCTGTGTAAGTAATTCTTCTAGAGAGCTCCCAGAAAGATACAGACATGAATTAACTAATGATGAGATTTTCTTTAAGCTTTTATGGTACTGAACTATTATTTCATATATTCgtttctttatatttcctttaaattttatgtgtatatCTTTGACCTGTGATTGATATAACAGTATATGTATGAATATCTCTGTATATTTATCTGTCGAAGCATTTTATCTTAGAGAATAACATAATGCCTACTTTTTGAACTTAGATTACACAACTGGATAAATTAATACATGTTTCAACTGATAAAATTTTCATAGGCTATAATCTCACCTCCATCAGGAATTCCATAAATCCTATTGTAAGTACTATGTGAAAATGAAATCAGAAGAAAAGGCAATTGTTGGTTACTGGATTTTTGAGTTCTTATTCAAAGTGACTATGTATAGTCAATGAATTTTAAGAGTTCTTCCTAAATTGCTATTGTAGCTGTACACATCTTGAGGACAATGGTTAGTGTAGCTAAATGATGGTATTTTCAGGTTCTGTCAGAATGTTCACTTATAAATACCCTACAGAAGATCAGGGTAGCATGAAAACATAGTAGAATAGCTGAAGCAATGGGGAAAAAGAGTTATAGTTATTTATATAAAGCACTATTAGTGATAGAcatatatgttaaaatttattaGAGGTCAGGTAGTTACAGTATAGTTAATGTTTATGGCTTAGTATAGAAAATTTCGGCACCCCACCATTATCAAAGTTCTTATGAGCATTGATCACCAATGCTACTAAATCACCTCTAGTCTGTTCCCTCCCTTCCAGTAAGCAGTTTTGGGTTCCTGTGGCAAGAGTTTGTCATGGTCCAGCACTGTCAATTCATTTGTTTAGTGAAGcttactccacagatgagtgagatcatctggtacttatcctctctctctgacttctttTACTTAATATCACACCCTCCAGTTCTGTCTATGTTACAGTGAACTGCATAATTCATCTTTTGTTACtgctacataatattccaagcgatatttttaatataatttaattcccTGTTTCAGTACATTCAAGGTTatgaatttatgatttttaaatagagattatcttctattacattttttgcctgtgagaaatataaaataaatatttaaaactcccTCTCTGTAACTCCTTATTTTTTCagatcttttcttctgttttttcaccgtttccatttcctttaaaatagaCACATAGTCTATATATGTTAAATTCTATTAAGCTCAATATGAACCATATATTTCATGTCTATAATTGATTCTAATATATTTCTACTGTtcaattttcttatataaaatgtCAATAATAACACTTCTTGTGATAAAGTAGAACTAAGTTGATATGTCAGTTCTACTAAGGTATCACTTATtcaatagcactgttgcactgtcgtcccattgttcactgatttgctagagcaggcaccaataatgtctccattgtgagacttgttgttactgtttttggcatatcgaatacaccatgggtagcttgcaagggtctgccatgtgggcgggatactgtcagtagcttgctgggctctcccagaaggttgaggaatcaaacctgggtcagtctcatgcaaggcaaacaccctacctgctgtgctatcgctcaagcccgcTTATGCAATAGTTAAAGCAGAGCtgaaactttttatttgtttttggtctacacccggcagtgtttagggcttactcctagctcctaACTTATCCAATAGTTAACTAACTTAGTTAATTCCTACTTATCCAATAGTTAAATCAGAgctaaaactttttgtttgtttttgggctacacccagcagtgtttagggcttacttctagctctgcactcaggaatcaaactcaggtctggccacttataaggcaaacaccagtgctctggccccagggctaAAACTCTTCCCATGATGGACTACctcaactttattttattggaaTTCCTTCCCACCTTTTGTGTTGGCTTTATGGTGTTATAAGAGATCAAAATGCAGGGCACTGCACAACCTGGGCACTGCATATAGTACTACTGAGGCTACATTCTCACTCCTGAAGatactttataaatattgttCAATGCTTTCTCTTGACAGGAGATAAGTACTTATAAAGGATGGAACAGAACAATGGAAGTTCTTTCACTGGATTTATCCTACTAGGGTTCTCTGACAGGCCTCAACTGGAGTTCATCCTTTTTGTGGTTCTTTTAATACTTTATATCTTCACTGTGCTCGGGAACACCACCATCATTACATTGTCCTACCTGGACCCAAATCTCCACACCCCAATGTACTTTTTCCTCTCTAACTTAAGCTTTTTAGACTTGTGCTACACTACGAGTACTATCCCTCAGTTTCTGTATAATCTCAGTGGACCTGATAAATCTATCTCCTATGCTGGTTGTGTTGCTcagtttttcatctttttagGGTTGGGATGCACAGAATGCATGCTCTTAGCAGTCATGGCGTTTGACCGCTATGCTGCTGTGTGCAGGCCTCTCCACTACACTGTCATCATGCATTCTCGTCTGTGTGCCCTGATGGCTTCTGCTTCATGGATCTTTGGTTTTTCCAACTCCTTGGTGCAGACGGTGCTCATCTTCATTTTACCACTATGTGGGAGGAATAAAATAGACCATTTCCTTTGTGAGATTCCTGCACTGATCAAGATCGCCTGCGTCGACACCAGTAGCACAgagtctgaaatattttttgccGGTGTTTTTATTCTTCTCATCCCTGTTTCATTGATCATGTTCTCCTATGGTCAGATCGTGAGGGCCATCTTAAGAATTAAGTCTGCAGCAGGAAAGCGCAAAGCCTTTGGGACCTGTGGCTCCCACTTCATCGTGGTCTCCCTGTTCTATGGCACAGCCATCTACGCCTACCTCCAGCCAAGCAACAACTACTCTCAGGATAAGGGCAAGTTCACGTCTCTCCTTTATGGCATTTTTATCCCCATGATGAACCCCGTCATCTATACACTGCGGAACAAGGATGTGAAGGGAGCAATGACAAAAACCCTTCAGAAGGTTCATCTCTTGATGTGTGTATGAGAAAGACATTCAATGGAAGGATTTTTGAATGCTAGAGTCTCTAAGATGTGTTTACCTTCATATATGCTACCAAAATTACCCTAATAATTTTCAGTGgaattttcttttgctgtcaTATAAAAATCAGAGTTGGCAAATGTAATGTCatggatttattttaatttctagagTGGCTGGGAACCTGTTCCCATagcattgcattttatttatgatttcaaACTGCCgtacagattttttaatttttatacataatGATCCCCATTTGGGATCATTATTTAACTTGATTTGCTAGAAGACAGTAAAAGGCATGGTTAAACTAAGGGTATGGACCACTAAAATACTGTATTAGATATtaacattttaagatttattcaTGGCTGTTTTATAAAGTAAATGTTGGCTGTTTTTGAGCCTTTTTTCAGAACTAGATGAATgtcttataaaaatacaaaaaacaagcCCAATACAAAACTTTCTCCAATGGATGTTAATAAAGTGATTCAGTAATTCATCTATCTTTGACCTTCTCCTCATAATAATCATATATTCGAGTATTAATTTCTCAGGTTATGCATGTGAATCGCTATGTGAAGAAATCTTGTTGCCAGTGACAATGGTGCCTTAAGTGTAATAGCAAAGGgaatgggttttttgtttgttctttggcaTATTTGAAAATTGCTAGACGAAGAGGTATGTAATTATTGGTTACTTTACATTTGTGAGCcatattcttcttcttcccttttaaaattgttttctagaGTGGAAAACCATCTAGGAGCTCTgtgttcagtcccaggcaccgaATGATCCCCTTAGCACCCTAGGGagtctcccctgagcactacttaatGTTGTCctggaatgaaaagaaaaaaatcttttgagcACGCTATTGTGACTGAATGGCCCAAGTCTTCTCATAGTTTACACAATTACCAAAAGTaatgtattacttgtatcacttgtcttcccgttgatctttgatttgctcgagtgggcgccagtaacatctccattagttcCTGTTGCTCCTGTCGGgagctagtgtagtccaatgatatctgctcgctccaggaacaggaagagcctcaaatctttcattcagggttttgacgaaaaagtctgaccatcttgttggtgggcagccttGCGtttttttgacgtcccatggactCCAGTCactaactgctctagtccagggcccatctctaaatcacattacatgtccggcccatctgccAAATTTTTTATGTGTTGGCAAAggagatagtgtccctgattcttgaccattgacagaggtaggaactctggattcctactctcacttgagtgagacgtgatactatTATCATAGCTCTTTCTaatcctctttggaatacccaaatagcattctcatcctgttgcgtagggcccatgtctctgaggcgtactttagtgcaggaagaatggtggaatcgagaagatgtgcctggagtcagaggtgcTTCGTCCTGTTCACTACTTCTTCGACACTTTTGAAgacgttccacgctgctctcttccttctgcacagttctggcgccaagtcattcctcatgttgagttctcatgCCAGGTATACATAGTtgatgcattcagagatgtttgttccattgatagcaaatggagtttcagggactaattcgtttttcatgagcattgtcttgtttaggttcagttgcagtctgacctatccacactcgcggttgaagttTGCCAGCATTtttgccgcttggctaatgtttggcattatgagaacgatgtcatcagcgaagcggaggtggtgtaattgccgaccgtctatcttcactcccattccttcccattccagtcatcgcatgacgttctcgagggtggcactgaagagtttcggtgaaatggtactgccctgctgaatccctctctttacatcaacgatcacttccttgtaaaatggtgggatcctggtggtgaatccataatacagctcgtagaggatcctaatgtactgagtttgaacgccctgtttggctagggcttccatgaccacttcagtctcaaaagaatcgaaggccttctttaagtcgattaACAAtagacagaacggcatcttgaactctcgtgaaatttcaatgaggttagtcactgtgtggatatggtcaatcgtgctgaatcctttttggaacacggcttgctcacatagttatctttcgtctagtgttctgcctattctattcaggatgacacgagtgaacaacttgtagacgacagacagcagacagattgggtgatagttgctgatgtcgtggatgtccccttcttgtacaacagaattgtcctgctggttttccactgggatggaactttgcattcagacaggtagcatgtgaagagctgagctactgtattgatgagtactggtggcagattcttcaggtgtttgggtctgaccttgtctggacctggtgctgtacGGGTCTTTAGCGATGAattggcgtgtcagatttcggaagggaggatgttgggaatgacatatccatcctacagaatctggtatgtgggcatgtggatgtggctgtcaaagagatccgagtagaagtcctgAATAATCCTCTCCGTTGCCTTtcttgaagatgtgatagatccatcaggacatcggagggcagtcatcttgatcttgtagtttgcgaaggacaggcgagcgttgcgaatacttttcctgacttctgccGCATCGACCAacgctgctgctcttctctctttgaggtcttcctttatcgcttctctgcacagctttgcgagctcagacattagcttgtggttgcctgaggcttgtgccaaaccacattgatgaatgaactcaagagtttccgaagacagttttgtggttttctcactctgggcattcttcgtgcagtcacggaggtgctgaaccagtcgatcatatttctTGTCGATGTTGACAAGGACagtatcttcccacattgccgcaatagtgccaaagagctcccagtttgtggtcattctgggagctcctttcttaaatttaaactttgcagacttttctccctgctctgtgaagtagaattttgcacgaaggagacgaaGTCGGTtcagtttgaaattttgggacaacagcaacatctgt is part of the Sorex araneus isolate mSorAra2 chromosome 2, mSorAra2.pri, whole genome shotgun sequence genome and harbors:
- the LOC129402488 gene encoding putative olfactory receptor 2B8, translating into MEQNNGSSFTGFILLGFSDRPQLEFILFVVLLILYIFTVLGNTTIITLSYLDPNLHTPMYFFLSNLSFLDLCYTTSTIPQFLYNLSGPDKSISYAGCVAQFFIFLGLGCTECMLLAVMAFDRYAAVCRPLHYTVIMHSRLCALMASASWIFGFSNSLVQTVLIFILPLCGRNKIDHFLCEIPALIKIACVDTSSTESEIFFAGVFILLIPVSLIMFSYGQIVRAILRIKSAAGKRKAFGTCGSHFIVVSLFYGTAIYAYLQPSNNYSQDKGKFTSLLYGIFIPMMNPVIYTLRNKDVKGAMTKTLQKVHLLMCV